A single genomic interval of Burkholderia sp. HI2500 harbors:
- a CDS encoding 2-hydroxyacid dehydrogenase → MTIDILLTQPLPDTIDAELSTRYAVHRLYAAEQPDALLDRVAARIRGVVTGGANGLAAALMDRLPALEIVAISGIGTDAVDLERARARGIHVTTTPDVLTDDVADMAMGLILMTLRDLGAGERIVRAGRWGKTAQPLATQVSGKRLGIVGLGRVGRAIAQRAQAFRMPVSYFGPREHRDSGYRFVPDLAALARDSDVLVIAASADHGNVLVTADVLAALGPQGFLINVARGKLVDEAALIRALADGTIAGVGLDVFANEPHVPAELLELDRVVVQPHRASATRETREEMGRIVLANLAACFAGQRPPTSVTR, encoded by the coding sequence ATGACCATCGACATCCTCCTCACCCAGCCGCTCCCCGACACCATCGACGCCGAACTGTCCACCCGTTACGCCGTGCACCGGCTGTATGCGGCCGAGCAGCCGGACGCACTGCTCGATCGCGTGGCCGCACGCATTCGCGGTGTCGTGACCGGCGGCGCGAACGGCCTCGCCGCCGCGCTGATGGACCGGCTGCCCGCGCTCGAGATCGTCGCGATCAGCGGCATCGGCACCGACGCCGTCGATCTCGAGCGTGCGCGGGCACGCGGCATCCACGTGACGACGACGCCCGACGTGCTGACCGACGACGTCGCCGACATGGCGATGGGGCTGATCCTGATGACGCTGCGCGACCTCGGCGCCGGCGAGCGCATCGTGCGCGCCGGCCGCTGGGGCAAGACGGCCCAGCCGCTCGCGACGCAGGTGAGCGGCAAGCGGCTCGGCATCGTCGGGCTCGGCCGCGTCGGACGCGCGATCGCGCAGCGCGCGCAGGCATTCCGGATGCCTGTGAGCTACTTCGGCCCGCGCGAGCATCGCGACAGCGGCTATCGCTTCGTGCCCGACCTCGCCGCGCTCGCGCGCGACAGCGACGTGCTCGTGATCGCGGCATCGGCCGATCACGGCAACGTGCTCGTGACCGCCGACGTGCTCGCCGCGCTCGGCCCCCAAGGATTCCTGATCAATGTCGCACGCGGCAAGCTGGTCGACGAAGCCGCGCTGATTCGCGCACTCGCCGACGGCACGATCGCCGGCGTCGGCCTCGACGTGTTCGCGAACGAGCCGCACGTGCCGGCCGAATTGCTCGAGCTCGACCGTGTCGTCGTGCAGCCGCACCGGGCGAGCGCGACCCGCGAAACGCGTGAAGAGATGGGACGGATCGTGCTGGCCAACCTCGCCGCGTGCTTCGCGGGCCAGCGCCCGCCGACCAGCGTCACACGCTGA
- a CDS encoding LysR substrate-binding domain-containing protein, with product MIELHQLRCFVAVAEELHFGRAARRLFMTQPPLSRQIQLLEHALGIALLERSSRQVSLTAAGERFLRDARHILEFSARAEQAAQRVAHGGAGRITLGFTAVSAYRMIPMLLAHAAHALPDVDIELREMVSTVQIDALASRMLDAGFVRQRAARQPLEYRLVQREPMLVAVAEGAPLAACERIGPDELDRQPFIAYSPNEGKYFHDLISGLFANAGRLPNYLHYVGQTHTILGLVRAGLGAALVPASARELHVDGVVFRPLAGADVAAELYLAWRADNDNPALPVFNAMVERFLTESADEAGA from the coding sequence ATGATTGAACTGCACCAGCTTCGCTGTTTCGTCGCGGTCGCCGAGGAACTGCATTTCGGTCGCGCGGCGCGGCGGCTCTTCATGACCCAGCCGCCGCTCAGCCGGCAGATCCAGTTGCTCGAGCATGCGCTCGGCATCGCGCTGCTCGAACGCAGCAGCCGGCAGGTCAGCCTGACCGCGGCCGGCGAGCGGTTTCTACGCGACGCGCGGCACATCCTCGAATTCTCCGCGCGGGCCGAGCAGGCCGCGCAGCGCGTCGCACATGGCGGCGCCGGCCGCATCACGCTCGGCTTCACGGCGGTCAGCGCATACCGGATGATCCCGATGCTGCTGGCGCATGCCGCGCACGCGCTGCCGGACGTCGACATCGAATTGCGCGAGATGGTGTCGACCGTGCAGATCGATGCGCTGGCGTCGCGGATGCTCGACGCGGGCTTCGTCCGCCAGCGCGCCGCGCGCCAGCCGCTCGAATACCGGCTCGTGCAGCGCGAGCCGATGCTGGTTGCGGTCGCGGAGGGCGCGCCGCTCGCCGCGTGCGAGCGCATCGGCCCCGACGAGCTCGACCGGCAGCCGTTCATCGCGTATTCGCCGAACGAGGGGAAATACTTCCACGACCTGATCTCGGGCCTGTTCGCGAACGCGGGGCGGCTGCCGAACTACCTGCATTATGTCGGGCAGACGCATACGATCCTCGGCCTCGTGCGCGCGGGGCTCGGCGCCGCACTCGTGCCGGCGTCGGCGCGCGAACTGCATGTGGATGGCGTGGTGTTCCGGCCGCTGGCGGGCGCCGACGTGGCGGCCGAGCTGTATCTCGCATGGCGCGCGGACAACGACAACCCGGCGCTGCCGGTGTTCAACGCGATGGTCGAGCGGTTCCTGACCGAGAGCGCCGACGAAGCGGGCGCATAG
- a CDS encoding TRAP transporter substrate-binding protein — protein sequence MNTYTRRRFLQTVSAATLAAAGGLPDAVRAQPVVTLRCSSSMPADQNAAHYVWYERLAANLKASVGDAIRVDYFPNSQLGKESDVAQQVKIGAIDMMIAGSSIWATVAPELGMLDLGYLFDSYAHVAKVLDGPVGASLNALLQKRAGCSVLTWGSHFGGRCVFTKQPVLALQGLKGTKLRVLPTPAFMDTFKAMGAVPTPIPFGELYMAVQTGVVDGLEHDPATVLASKFDEVVKSCWQSQHVFAAMTVVMGRRALDRIPANLRPAFDRAVADATAQQRAIAAQKADQAEQALKQHGMRFHPMAPAERAALRQTMHDRLYTAFATQYPATAPLFPAIAAGRG from the coding sequence ATGAATACCTACACCCGGCGGCGCTTTCTGCAGACGGTGTCCGCCGCGACGCTCGCGGCCGCAGGCGGCTTGCCGGACGCCGTGCGTGCGCAGCCGGTCGTGACGCTGCGTTGCTCGTCGTCGATGCCGGCCGACCAGAACGCCGCGCACTACGTGTGGTACGAGCGTCTTGCCGCGAACCTGAAGGCGAGTGTCGGCGACGCGATCCGGGTCGACTACTTTCCGAACAGCCAGCTCGGCAAGGAAAGCGATGTCGCGCAGCAGGTCAAGATCGGCGCGATCGACATGATGATCGCGGGTTCGTCGATCTGGGCGACGGTGGCGCCGGAGCTCGGCATGCTCGATCTCGGCTATCTGTTCGACAGCTATGCGCACGTCGCGAAAGTGCTCGACGGCCCGGTCGGTGCCAGCCTGAACGCGCTGCTGCAGAAGCGCGCCGGCTGCTCGGTGCTGACCTGGGGCTCGCATTTCGGCGGGCGCTGCGTGTTCACGAAGCAGCCCGTGCTGGCGCTGCAGGGGCTGAAGGGCACGAAGCTGCGCGTGCTGCCGACGCCGGCGTTCATGGACACCTTCAAGGCGATGGGCGCGGTGCCGACACCGATTCCGTTCGGCGAGCTGTACATGGCCGTGCAGACGGGCGTCGTCGACGGGCTCGAGCACGATCCGGCCACGGTGCTCGCGAGCAAGTTCGACGAAGTGGTGAAGTCGTGCTGGCAATCGCAGCACGTGTTTGCCGCGATGACCGTCGTGATGGGGCGGCGTGCGCTCGACCGGATTCCGGCGAACCTGCGTCCCGCGTTCGATCGCGCGGTGGCCGACGCCACCGCGCAGCAGCGCGCGATTGCCGCGCAGAAGGCCGACCAGGCCGAGCAGGCGCTGAAGCAGCACGGCATGCGCTTCCATCCGATGGCGCCGGCCGAACGCGCGGCGTTGCGGCAGACGATGCACGACCGGCTCTATACGGCATTCGCCACGCAGTATCCGGCGACCGCGCCGCTGTTTCCGGCGATCGCCGCCGGGCGGGGCTGA
- a CDS encoding TRAP transporter large permease encodes METCSVSGAAAAPGAGRPARRVARVLDAMLRAIEYVSAAVLAVDVLVVFVSVVCRYFLHDPLDWTEEVASALMIVLVFFGAATVLGRSQHVGIDLFRGAFPVRWQGALVQIGHWIVAAVSLNLLVSSCQLLADSYDQLTPGGLPGWINVYPMMFGALFMTVFALANALDEPRRRVIGTLACCVGFAAALCGWNALAPAHAIAPGLLLAAGFVGGLVLGVPIGFVLAFSALLYFLADPTLPLLVYSQQVMAGADHFVLLAVPFFVLAGLLMESNGMSARLVELLLRIFGRVRGGLGLIVILATACFSGVSGSKLADIAAVGGVVMPAVRRARQDPDETAALLACSAVMAETIPPCVNMIIMGFVANISIAGLFVAGIVPAAVLAASLAVVTVITGRRIDVSAVFTERRAWLPLAGGALVALVMVAMIGKGVTSGIATSTEVSAFAVVYALVAGWLAFRELTWRSVGRVFARAASMAGGILFIVAAASSVSFALSIEQIPALVSGTMTAFAHQYGATMFLLLAALVMIVFGAVLEGAPALIIFGPLLAPIALQLGINPLHFGTVVVVAMGLGLFAPPVGLGLFTTCAITGTEVRHVARPMVKYLLVLVAALVALILVPAFSLWLPAHFGL; translated from the coding sequence ATGGAGACCTGTTCCGTTTCGGGCGCCGCGGCGGCGCCTGGCGCCGGCCGCCCGGCACGCCGCGTCGCGCGCGTGCTGGACGCGATGCTGCGCGCGATCGAATACGTGTCCGCGGCGGTGCTGGCCGTCGATGTGCTCGTCGTGTTCGTGTCGGTCGTGTGCCGTTATTTCCTGCACGACCCGCTCGACTGGACCGAAGAAGTCGCGAGTGCGCTGATGATCGTGCTGGTGTTTTTCGGCGCGGCGACGGTGCTCGGGCGCAGCCAGCACGTCGGCATCGACCTGTTTCGCGGCGCGTTCCCCGTGCGCTGGCAGGGCGCGCTCGTGCAGATCGGCCACTGGATCGTCGCGGCCGTCTCGCTGAACCTGCTGGTGTCGTCGTGCCAGTTGCTGGCGGATTCGTACGACCAGTTGACGCCGGGCGGCTTGCCGGGCTGGATCAACGTGTACCCGATGATGTTCGGCGCGCTGTTCATGACCGTGTTCGCGCTGGCGAACGCGCTCGACGAGCCGCGCCGCCGGGTAATCGGCACGCTCGCGTGCTGCGTGGGGTTCGCGGCCGCGCTGTGCGGATGGAATGCGCTGGCGCCGGCGCATGCGATCGCGCCGGGCCTGCTGCTGGCGGCCGGTTTCGTCGGCGGGCTCGTACTGGGCGTGCCGATCGGCTTCGTACTCGCGTTCTCGGCGCTGCTGTATTTCCTCGCCGACCCGACGCTGCCGCTGCTCGTCTATTCGCAGCAGGTCATGGCCGGCGCCGATCACTTCGTGCTGCTCGCCGTGCCGTTCTTCGTGCTGGCCGGGCTGCTGATGGAATCGAACGGCATGTCCGCGCGGCTCGTCGAGCTGCTGCTGCGGATTTTCGGGCGCGTGCGCGGCGGGCTCGGGCTGATCGTGATTCTCGCGACGGCCTGCTTTTCCGGCGTGTCGGGCTCCAAGCTCGCCGACATCGCGGCCGTCGGCGGGGTCGTTATGCCGGCGGTGCGCCGTGCGCGCCAGGATCCGGACGAAACGGCCGCGCTGCTCGCGTGCAGCGCGGTGATGGCGGAGACCATCCCGCCCTGCGTGAACATGATCATCATGGGCTTCGTCGCGAACATCTCGATTGCCGGGCTGTTCGTCGCGGGCATCGTGCCGGCCGCGGTGCTGGCCGCGTCGCTCGCGGTAGTCACGGTGATCACCGGGCGCCGGATCGACGTCTCGGCGGTGTTCACGGAACGCCGCGCGTGGCTGCCGCTCGCGGGCGGCGCGCTGGTTGCGCTGGTGATGGTCGCGATGATCGGCAAGGGCGTGACGTCGGGGATCGCGACGTCGACCGAGGTGTCCGCGTTCGCGGTGGTCTATGCGCTCGTGGCAGGCTGGCTCGCATTTCGCGAGCTGACCTGGCGGTCGGTCGGGCGCGTGTTCGCGCGTGCCGCGTCGATGGCCGGCGGCATCCTGTTCATCGTCGCCGCGGCGTCGAGCGTGTCGTTCGCGCTGTCGATCGAGCAAATTCCGGCGCTGGTCTCGGGCACAATGACCGCGTTCGCCCACCAGTACGGTGCGACGATGTTCCTGCTGCTCGCGGCGCTGGTCATGATCGTGTTCGGCGCGGTGCTCGAGGGGGCGCCGGCGCTGATCATCTTCGGGCCGCTGCTTGCGCCGATCGCGCTGCAGCTGGGCATCAACCCGCTGCATTTCGGCACGGTCGTGGTGGTGGCGATGGGGCTCGGCCTGTTCGCGCCGCCGGTCGGACTCGGTCTGTTCACGACCTGCGCGATCACGGGCACCGAAGTCCGGCACGTTGCGCGGCCGATGGTGAAATATCTGCTGGTGCTGGTCGCCGCCCTCGTGGCGCTGATTCTCGTGCCGGCGTTTTCGTTGTGGCTGCCGGCCCATTTCGGCCTGTAG
- a CDS encoding LacI family DNA-binding transcriptional regulator, with protein MSTIQDVARHAAVSVSTVSNVLNGRTDQMKQETLERVKAAMEVLQYRPSTLARQLKTGQTPLVGLLVPSMANPMYGYIAREVEACAQERYGHRVLIGNTYRDAKKEASFFDDLFAHGVRRVIVISSLADESHLERAAERGMTVVSYDRRATPGERSKVEHVTADNEAAARLATRCLVDAGHRRLAFATVAGMTVSRSDKIRGFLETAREAGVDAHARVLDGGPANEYGDAVIVDVGRALGVALAADPARPTGIVAVNDLFALGLMAGLRDGGLRVPDDVSVVGMDGHFLSAISNPALTTVQLPVTEMAEDMVRRVMRPDGDKPLAPEPHVFSGVTLVERASVASPPQAGDSHGGAA; from the coding sequence ATGAGTACGATTCAGGACGTGGCCCGTCATGCGGCCGTTTCGGTCAGCACGGTTTCGAACGTGCTCAACGGCCGCACCGACCAGATGAAGCAGGAAACGCTCGAACGCGTGAAGGCCGCGATGGAAGTGTTGCAGTACCGGCCCAGCACGCTCGCGCGGCAGCTCAAGACGGGGCAGACGCCGCTCGTCGGGCTGCTGGTGCCGTCGATGGCGAACCCGATGTACGGCTACATCGCGCGCGAGGTCGAGGCCTGCGCGCAGGAACGGTACGGCCATCGCGTGCTGATCGGCAATACGTATCGCGATGCGAAGAAGGAGGCGTCGTTCTTCGACGACCTGTTCGCGCATGGCGTGCGGCGCGTGATCGTGATCTCGTCGCTGGCCGACGAAAGCCACCTCGAGCGCGCGGCCGAGCGCGGGATGACGGTGGTGAGCTATGACCGGCGCGCGACGCCCGGCGAACGGTCGAAGGTCGAACACGTCACGGCCGACAACGAGGCCGCCGCGCGGCTCGCGACGCGTTGCCTGGTCGATGCGGGACACCGGCGGCTCGCGTTCGCGACGGTTGCCGGCATGACGGTGAGCCGCAGCGACAAGATCCGGGGCTTTCTCGAGACGGCGCGCGAGGCGGGCGTCGACGCACACGCGCGGGTGCTCGACGGCGGTCCCGCGAACGAGTACGGCGACGCCGTGATCGTCGACGTGGGGCGCGCGCTGGGCGTCGCGCTTGCGGCCGATCCGGCGCGGCCGACCGGCATCGTCGCGGTCAACGACCTGTTCGCGCTTGGCCTGATGGCCGGCTTGCGCGATGGCGGCCTGCGCGTGCCGGACGACGTGTCGGTCGTCGGGATGGACGGTCATTTCCTGTCGGCGATTTCCAATCCGGCGCTGACCACGGTGCAACTGCCGGTCACCGAGATGGCCGAGGACATGGTGCGGCGTGTGATGCGGCCGGACGGCGACAAGCCGCTGGCGCCCGAGCCGCACGTATTCTCCGGCGTGACGCTCGTCGAGCGCGCCTCGGTTGCATCGCCGCCGCAAGCGGGCGATTCGCATGGAGGGGCCGCATGA
- a CDS encoding hydroxyacid dehydrogenase translates to MTRVFVTHPSGMLDRYFGAKAMRALQAIADVTCNPLDRELGTDELIAAAQGCEAMIAYRQTPAPRALFAGLPALAAFLRCAVDIRTVDVDAASAFGVLVTQASPGFAPAVAEWVIGAMIDLTRGIGRYASAYHQGMPPVPQMGRELRGSTLGLIGYGQIARHLAPVATALGMRVLVSDPYVRVDAPRLEQVEFAALLQAADFVVCLAPATPATANLIDAGAFAAMKPGAYFINASRGELVDEQALYEALDTGRLAGCALDVGRAPDQMPTPALAAHPRVIATPHVGGLTLPAVEHQALETVDQLAALLAGSVPRGAVNAAHASRLARWPTAGADTGAGAR, encoded by the coding sequence ATGACGCGCGTCTTCGTCACGCATCCGTCGGGGATGCTCGACCGTTATTTCGGCGCGAAGGCCATGCGCGCGCTGCAGGCGATCGCGGACGTCACGTGCAATCCGCTCGATCGCGAGCTGGGCACGGACGAACTGATCGCGGCCGCGCAGGGTTGCGAGGCGATGATCGCGTACCGGCAGACGCCCGCGCCGCGTGCGCTGTTCGCCGGGTTGCCCGCACTGGCGGCGTTCCTGCGTTGCGCGGTCGATATCCGCACCGTCGATGTCGACGCGGCGAGCGCGTTCGGCGTGCTGGTCACGCAGGCGAGCCCCGGCTTCGCGCCGGCGGTCGCCGAGTGGGTGATCGGCGCGATGATCGATCTCACGCGCGGTATCGGCCGTTATGCGTCGGCCTACCACCAAGGGATGCCGCCCGTGCCGCAGATGGGGCGCGAATTGCGCGGCAGCACGCTCGGCCTGATCGGTTACGGGCAGATCGCGCGCCACCTCGCGCCGGTCGCGACGGCGCTCGGGATGCGCGTGCTCGTCAGCGATCCGTACGTGCGCGTCGATGCGCCGAGGCTCGAACAGGTCGAATTCGCGGCGCTGTTGCAGGCGGCCGATTTCGTCGTGTGCCTCGCGCCGGCGACGCCGGCCACCGCGAACCTGATCGATGCGGGCGCGTTCGCGGCCATGAAGCCGGGCGCGTATTTCATCAATGCGTCGCGCGGCGAACTGGTCGACGAGCAGGCGCTGTACGAGGCGCTCGACACCGGCCGGCTCGCGGGCTGCGCACTCGACGTCGGGCGCGCGCCAGACCAGATGCCGACGCCCGCGCTCGCGGCCCATCCACGCGTGATCGCGACGCCGCACGTCGGCGGCCTGACGCTGCCCGCAGTCGAGCACCAGGCGCTCGAGACGGTCGATCAGCTCGCCGCGCTGCTCGCCGGAAGCGTGCCGCGCGGTGCCGTCAACGCGGCGCACGCCTCGCGGCTGGCGCGCTGGCCCACGGCAGGGGCCGATACCGGGGCGGGCGCGCGATGA
- a CDS encoding amidohydrolase family protein, which produces MRPDTPTGRTADACDCHIHIYDDAYPLAPTATFRPPHAPVDAYRRVQQTLGLARVVIVQPTGYGVDNRCLLEALAAFGPQARGVATLPVDVPDAELARLHAAGVRGVRFMTLAGGLARWDELERVAARIAPLGWHVDVQLDGRTLPEVLPLLSSLPARVVIDHTGKFLTPVAPDAPAFLALRRLLDRGHAWVKLSAPYETSRSGAPGYDDVARLAAVLARDHSARCVWGSNWPHPNASPVPDDLRLLGWLDDCTADDAVSRAILVDNPTVLYGF; this is translated from the coding sequence ATGAGACCCGACACACCCACCGGGCGGACGGCCGACGCGTGCGATTGCCACATCCACATCTATGACGACGCGTATCCGCTCGCGCCGACGGCGACGTTCCGTCCGCCGCACGCGCCGGTGGATGCGTATCGCCGGGTGCAGCAGACGCTCGGCCTGGCCCGCGTCGTCATCGTGCAGCCGACCGGCTATGGTGTCGACAACCGTTGCCTGCTCGAAGCGCTGGCTGCATTCGGCCCGCAGGCGCGCGGCGTCGCGACGTTGCCGGTCGACGTGCCGGATGCCGAGCTGGCGCGGTTGCACGCGGCGGGCGTGCGCGGCGTCCGGTTCATGACGTTGGCGGGCGGCCTGGCGCGGTGGGACGAGCTGGAGCGGGTGGCCGCGCGGATCGCGCCGCTTGGCTGGCACGTCGACGTGCAGCTCGACGGCCGGACGCTGCCCGAGGTCCTGCCGTTGCTGTCCTCGCTACCGGCGCGTGTCGTGATCGATCACACGGGCAAGTTCCTGACACCGGTCGCGCCGGACGCGCCTGCGTTTCTCGCGCTGCGGCGTCTGCTCGACCGCGGCCACGCCTGGGTGAAGCTGTCCGCGCCGTACGAGACGTCGCGCTCGGGCGCGCCCGGTTACGACGATGTCGCGCGTCTCGCCGCCGTGCTGGCGCGCGACCACTCGGCGCGTTGCGTATGGGGCAGCAACTGGCCGCACCCGAACGCGTCGCCGGTCCCCGACGACCTGCGCCTGCTCGGCTGGCTGGACGACTGCACGGCGGACGACGCGGTCAGCCGCGCGATTCTGGTCGACAACCCGACCGTACTTTACGGATTCTGA